One region of Eubacterium sp. 1001713B170207_170306_E7 genomic DNA includes:
- a CDS encoding diol dehydratase reactivase subunit alpha, giving the protein MIIAGIDIGNASTETALARYTDGKPEFLSSGIVSTTGMKGTRQNIHGVFASLKQALEKANLTVDNVDLIRINEAAPVIGDVAMETITETIITESTMIGHNPSTPGGLGTGVGVTVNIREISSVKKGDSVIVIIPREVDFESSSSIINQAVANGIFVNGAIVQRDDGVLINNRLNKPIPIVDEVSLIDKVPLGMRAAVEVAAPGAVVEQLSNPYGIATVFDLSSDETKQVVPVSRALIGNRSAVVIKTPAGDVKERKIPAGKIIIQGEHKKAEVNVDEGAEIIMDAIRSVAPVEDVKGEAGTNAGGMLEKVRQVMSNLTEQNPQNIKIQDLLAVDTFVPQSVKGGMADEFSMENAVGIAAMVKADKLQMNMIAEVLEKELNVKVEVGGVEADMAIRGALTTPGSNKPLAIIDMGAGSTDAAIINRAGEIHSIHLAGAGNMVTMLIGSELGFEDSGLAEDIKKYPLAKVESLFHIRHEDGTVQFFDEPLDPRSFARVVILTPSGMVPIPGNHSLERIRTVRREAKTKVFVMNAIRSLERVSPTGNVRDIEFVTLVGGSALDFEIPQLVTDALSKFSIVAGRANIRSVEGPRNAVATGLVLAYGEGE; this is encoded by the coding sequence ATGATTATTGCAGGTATTGATATTGGTAATGCAAGTACCGAAACAGCACTTGCCCGATATACTGACGGAAAACCTGAGTTCCTGAGCAGTGGCATCGTTAGTACCACTGGTATGAAAGGGACACGTCAAAACATTCATGGAGTGTTCGCCTCTCTAAAACAAGCCCTAGAAAAAGCAAACTTAACTGTTGATAATGTTGATTTAATTAGAATCAATGAAGCCGCTCCAGTTATTGGTGATGTGGCTATGGAAACTATTACTGAGACAATTATTACAGAATCCACCATGATCGGTCACAATCCTTCCACTCCGGGAGGATTGGGGACCGGTGTTGGTGTAACTGTAAACATAAGGGAAATTAGTAGTGTTAAAAAAGGAGACTCGGTTATCGTCATCATTCCGCGCGAAGTTGACTTTGAGAGTTCCTCCAGCATTATTAATCAGGCCGTTGCAAACGGCATTTTTGTAAATGGTGCCATTGTCCAGCGTGATGATGGCGTTTTAATTAATAACCGTTTGAACAAACCGATCCCAATTGTTGATGAAGTTTCTTTAATTGATAAGGTTCCGCTTGGAATGCGCGCTGCCGTTGAGGTAGCAGCTCCGGGAGCCGTTGTTGAACAATTATCCAATCCCTATGGGATTGCAACAGTCTTCGATTTATCCTCAGATGAAACCAAACAAGTTGTTCCTGTATCAAGAGCATTGATCGGGAACCGTTCTGCCGTTGTCATCAAAACACCAGCAGGGGACGTTAAAGAACGTAAAATCCCGGCCGGTAAAATCATTATCCAGGGTGAACATAAAAAAGCCGAGGTTAATGTAGATGAAGGCGCGGAAATCATCATGGATGCAATCCGAAGCGTTGCGCCTGTCGAAGATGTAAAGGGAGAAGCCGGAACAAACGCTGGCGGTATGCTCGAAAAGGTAAGACAGGTAATGTCAAACCTGACCGAACAGAATCCTCAGAACATCAAAATTCAGGATTTATTAGCTGTCGACACCTTTGTGCCTCAGAGCGTAAAGGGTGGTATGGCCGACGAATTTTCAATGGAAAACGCCGTTGGTATTGCCGCGATGGTCAAGGCTGATAAATTACAGATGAACATGATTGCCGAAGTTCTTGAAAAAGAACTGAACGTAAAGGTTGAAGTCGGCGGTGTTGAAGCTGACATGGCGATCCGCGGTGCGTTAACCACCCCGGGGAGCAATAAACCGCTCGCGATCATTGACATGGGCGCAGGGTCGACAGATGCTGCTATTATTAACAGGGCTGGCGAAATACATTCTATTCATCTGGCAGGCGCTGGTAACATGGTCACCATGCTTATCGGTTCAGAACTTGGTTTCGAGGACTCTGGCCTGGCAGAAGATATTAAAAAATATCCTTTAGCAAAGGTAGAAAGCTTATTCCATATTCGTCATGAAGATGGAACTGTTCAATTTTTTGATGAACCATTAGATCCGAGATCTTTTGCGCGTGTTGTCATTCTGACACCAAGCGGCATGGTTCCGATTCCAGGCAACCATTCGCTGGAAAGAATCCGCACAGTGCGCCGTGAAGCGAAAACCAAGGTTTTTGTTATGAATGCGATTCGTTCATTGGAACGGGTCAGCCCAACCGGTAATGTAAGAGACATTGAGTTTGTTACATTGGTTGGCGGTTCCGCACTCGACTTCGAGATTCCGCAGCTGGTAACGGATGCTTTATCAAAATTCAGTATTGTAGCAGGTAGAGCAAATATAAGAAGTGTAGAAGGTCCAAGAAACGCAGTTGCCACCGGCTTAGTACTTGCGTACGGCGAAGGTGAATAA
- a CDS encoding glycerol dehydratase reactivase beta/small subunit family protein, producing MNVNFEAPKPEIKVFYNKNSVNKSIVTQVLLGIEEEGLPFSLEERDNNDGVELAYKAAEVSHLGVGIGIGDSIVLHYIKLKENAPLFSVRLQDDENTLRAIGANAARLVKRMPFKDIGSAK from the coding sequence ATGAACGTGAACTTCGAAGCTCCAAAACCAGAAATAAAGGTTTTTTACAATAAAAACTCTGTCAATAAAAGCATTGTCACACAGGTTTTATTAGGCATCGAAGAAGAAGGTTTGCCTTTTTCGCTTGAAGAACGGGACAACAACGACGGCGTTGAGCTTGCTTATAAAGCGGCTGAGGTTTCACATCTTGGTGTGGGCATCGGCATCGGCGACAGTATTGTTTTACATTACATCAAGCTGAAAGAAAATGCTCCGCTGTTTTCCGTGCGTCTTCAGGACGATGAGAATACCCTTAGAGCCATTGGCGCAAATGCCGCCAGACTTGTAAAACGAATGCCTTTTAAAGATATTGGCAGTGCTAAATAG
- a CDS encoding BMC domain-containing protein, producing the protein MRQALGLIEAIGLATAIEATDAAVKSANVELLGLESAKGDGMHTIKVVGDVGAVKAAVEAATAACAKGRGVFSTKVIARPADGLGPMIYNNQTMGFDPEQDRDRMELDSYWVFNKYDQKKPTTAVEKTLTPISEEKDEAVEEEPTEE; encoded by the coding sequence TTGAGACAAGCATTAGGGTTGATTGAAGCGATCGGGCTGGCAACAGCCATTGAAGCCACTGATGCTGCTGTGAAATCAGCAAATGTCGAGCTGCTCGGACTGGAATCCGCCAAAGGTGACGGAATGCATACCATTAAGGTCGTTGGCGACGTGGGTGCGGTCAAGGCTGCTGTTGAGGCAGCAACCGCGGCATGTGCCAAGGGTCGCGGTGTGTTCAGCACAAAGGTGATTGCACGGCCGGCAGATGGTCTTGGACCGATGATCTATAATAATCAGACAATGGGCTTTGATCCGGAACAGGATCGCGATCGGATGGAACTGGACTCTTATTGGGTTTTCAATAAGTATGACCAGAAAAAACCGACAACCGCAGTGGAAAAAACACTGACGCCTATTTCTGAAGAAAAAGATGAAGCAGTCGAAGAGGAACCGACAGAAGAATAA
- a CDS encoding phosphate propanoyltransferase: protein MNDIERKVIEEIVINTVKKLMAEKDAPNRVPLGVSNKHLHLTQEHVEILFGEGHQLTNLKDVKQPGQFACEECVRIIGPKGEFPKVRVLGPARNETQIELSMTDARTLGVNVPIRESGKLEGTPGLILEGPCGRVELDHGAIAALRHIHMTPDIAEQLGLKDGDCVGVESSGLRPTLFRDVLVRVSPKYAYEMHIDTDEANAAGLKNNDILKIVKKQEK from the coding sequence ATGAATGATATTGAAAGAAAAGTGATTGAAGAGATTGTCATTAACACTGTCAAAAAATTAATGGCAGAAAAAGACGCTCCCAATCGCGTGCCCTTGGGCGTTTCCAATAAACACCTTCACTTGACCCAGGAACATGTCGAAATTTTATTCGGCGAAGGACATCAGCTTACAAATTTAAAAGATGTCAAACAGCCTGGTCAGTTTGCATGTGAAGAATGTGTAAGAATTATTGGCCCCAAAGGTGAATTTCCTAAAGTTAGAGTTTTAGGACCAGCAAGAAATGAAACCCAGATTGAACTTTCCATGACCGATGCGCGGACCTTGGGCGTTAATGTGCCAATCCGTGAATCCGGAAAACTGGAAGGAACACCGGGACTTATTCTGGAAGGCCCCTGTGGTCGTGTTGAACTGGATCATGGTGCCATTGCGGCACTGCGCCACATTCACATGACTCCGGACATTGCAGAACAGCTGGGACTGAAGGATGGCGATTGTGTAGGTGTAGAAAGCAGTGGGTTGCGTCCTACTCTGTTCCGCGATGTATTGGTACGTGTATCACCAAAATATGCCTATGAAATGCATATTGATACCGATGAAGCCAATGCTGCCGGACTTAAAAATAATGACATTTTAAAAATTGTTAAAAAGCAGGAGAAATAA
- the eutJ gene encoding ethanolamine utilization protein EutJ, with protein MDWKSGNDTILEFNELIKAKRANPYQGNLKVGVDLGTANIVVAVVDENNRPVAGATQGAHVVRDGIVVDYLGAVNIVRTLKAEVEKIIGVDLTYANAATAIPPGILDGNTKIISNVVDSADFTVTNVVDEPTAAATVLGIQNGAVVDVGGGTTGISILKNGEVIFTADEATGGTHMSLVIAGAYHISFDEAEEMKKHEDQRKIFPVIKPVVEKMASIVHRFIQGYDVDTIYVVGGACVFDKFEQVFEKEIGIKTVKPVEPLLVTPLGIAFNCQR; from the coding sequence ATGGACTGGAAGAGCGGTAATGACACAATACTAGAGTTTAACGAACTGATCAAAGCCAAAAGAGCAAACCCTTATCAGGGAAACCTGAAGGTTGGCGTCGACCTTGGTACAGCCAACATCGTTGTAGCTGTTGTTGACGAAAACAACCGTCCGGTAGCAGGTGCTACCCAGGGCGCTCACGTTGTAAGAGACGGGATCGTCGTGGATTATCTCGGAGCGGTAAATATTGTCAGAACCTTAAAAGCCGAAGTCGAAAAAATTATTGGTGTTGATTTAACGTATGCCAATGCCGCGACCGCTATCCCACCTGGAATTTTGGATGGAAATACTAAAATTATTTCTAATGTTGTGGATTCAGCTGATTTTACCGTTACCAATGTGGTTGACGAGCCGACGGCTGCCGCGACCGTTTTGGGGATTCAGAACGGTGCTGTTGTAGACGTTGGGGGCGGCACCACGGGTATCAGTATATTAAAAAATGGCGAAGTCATTTTTACAGCCGATGAGGCAACTGGCGGGACACATATGAGTCTCGTCATCGCAGGCGCTTATCATATCAGCTTCGATGAAGCGGAAGAGATGAAGAAGCATGAAGACCAGCGAAAGATATTCCCAGTCATAAAACCAGTTGTGGAAAAGATGGCGTCAATTGTCCATCGTTTTATCCAGGGCTATGATGTCGACACCATTTATGTCGTCGGCGGGGCCTGCGTTTTTGATAAATTTGAACAGGTTTTTGAAAAAGAAATCGGCATCAAAACAGTAAAACCCGTAGAACCTTTGTTGGTAACTCCTTTAGGGATAGCCTTTAATTGTCAAAGGTAA
- a CDS encoding flavoprotein, which produces MDLKDLINSEAFMDAFIQKVVEEVIKRIKNKPKTALVVFSGAAIGFNQAMDSLVKLKNDGWQLKVFLSDEAMHVFTPSYIQETLGLDTIYNSGSKVAQKELYGEVDQIIIAATTVNTAAKIAYGICDNEMLTLINHGIMAGTPVVCAINGACPDDSVRAQLGMGKSPQGYRELLRNNLKALKSFGIKLVSSDELYDGCVGKDSCKDALQSSACAVPEQAAKESDPFEPDDGMIAKRIISRGDVLLHRNSKVIKVPADAIITEYAKEAIATLGLRVEKI; this is translated from the coding sequence TTGGACTTAAAAGATTTGATTAACAGTGAAGCCTTCATGGATGCTTTTATCCAGAAGGTTGTCGAAGAAGTCATCAAAAGAATAAAGAATAAACCTAAGACAGCGCTGGTTGTTTTTTCCGGTGCGGCGATTGGGTTTAATCAGGCAATGGATTCACTGGTCAAGTTAAAAAATGATGGTTGGCAATTAAAGGTTTTCCTTTCGGATGAGGCGATGCACGTGTTCACTCCGAGCTATATACAGGAAACCTTAGGCTTAGACACCATTTATAACAGTGGTTCCAAGGTAGCCCAGAAAGAACTTTACGGTGAAGTTGATCAAATCATTATTGCAGCGACAACTGTTAATACCGCGGCAAAAATTGCCTATGGTATTTGTGATAATGAAATGCTCACCCTCATCAACCACGGGATCATGGCCGGAACACCAGTTGTTTGCGCCATCAACGGCGCTTGTCCGGATGACAGCGTCAGAGCACAGCTGGGGATGGGGAAATCCCCGCAAGGCTACCGTGAGTTACTGAGAAATAACCTCAAGGCTTTAAAAAGCTTTGGAATCAAACTGGTCAGCTCAGATGAGCTGTACGATGGCTGTGTGGGAAAAGACAGCTGCAAAGACGCGCTTCAGAGCAGCGCCTGCGCAGTGCCGGAACAGGCAGCCAAGGAATCCGATCCCTTTGAACCGGATGATGGCATGATTGCAAAACGTATCATCAGCCGCGGCGATGTATTATTACACCGCAACAGCAAAGTGATCAAAGTGCCTGCGGACGCTATCATTACAGAATATGCTAAGGAAGCAATCGCTACCCTTGGTCTTCGTGTAGAAAAGATATAG
- a CDS encoding EutN/CcmL family microcompartment protein has protein sequence MHLAKVVGNVVSTQKDSNLVGCKLLIIKKINENGEFEKYSSQSTAIAVDSVGAGIGETVIVTTGSTARYVYGDKLAPLDMTIVGIVDEIQIV, from the coding sequence ATGCATTTAGCAAAAGTAGTTGGTAATGTGGTTTCAACTCAGAAGGATTCAAACCTTGTGGGCTGCAAGCTCTTAATTATCAAAAAAATCAATGAAAACGGGGAGTTTGAAAAATACTCCAGCCAGTCTACCGCCATTGCCGTCGACTCTGTCGGCGCAGGTATTGGCGAAACTGTTATTGTGACAACCGGTAGTACGGCCCGTTACGTCTACGGTGATAAGCTGGCACCGCTTGATATGACTATCGTTGGAATTGTTGACGAAATTCAAATTGTTTAG
- a CDS encoding cob(I)yrinic acid a,c-diamide adenosyltransferase, with amino-acid sequence MPNVYTRGGDKGETGLFGGNRTPKDDIRVEAYGTMDEANSAIGLAYSLSEDNDIREILHHLQERIFVLGAELASDEKGKAMLKDGISQADIDFMEEKLDYYLSIIGPQKSFIVPGKNPVSSALHLARTVVRRGERRIVEYTHKDPDVRPELVKFANRLSDLLFVLARTEEYNEMVKEVVRRVVEKMKMAEAPSEEAPEEEKKKDFSLLTTAKRMGAAARVKAEEMGVPIVFSVVDAGGNLTYFERMEDSLLASMDISVNKAYTANALKMSTDKVTDLAKEDGALFGIQFTNEGRIVTFGGGYPLVVEGKIVGGIGVSGGTADQDMAIAQSALAIL; translated from the coding sequence ATGCCAAATGTCTATACAAGAGGCGGTGACAAAGGTGAAACCGGTTTGTTCGGCGGTAACCGTACGCCTAAAGATGATATTCGGGTAGAAGCCTACGGTACAATGGATGAAGCCAATTCAGCCATTGGCCTGGCCTATTCTTTATCTGAAGACAATGACATCCGCGAAATCCTCCACCATTTACAAGAAAGAATTTTCGTTTTAGGTGCGGAACTCGCCAGTGATGAAAAGGGTAAGGCAATGCTGAAGGATGGGATTTCCCAGGCAGACATTGACTTTATGGAAGAAAAGCTCGACTATTACCTTTCCATTATCGGCCCGCAAAAATCGTTTATTGTACCAGGGAAAAACCCTGTATCCTCAGCCTTGCATCTGGCTCGTACAGTTGTACGGCGCGGCGAAAGAAGAATTGTGGAGTATACCCACAAGGATCCGGATGTAAGACCGGAACTGGTGAAATTTGCCAACCGTCTTTCCGATCTGCTTTTCGTTCTCGCAAGAACTGAAGAATACAACGAAATGGTGAAAGAAGTCGTCAGACGAGTCGTTGAAAAAATGAAAATGGCTGAAGCGCCTTCAGAAGAAGCTCCTGAAGAAGAGAAAAAAAAAGACTTTTCACTTCTGACAACTGCTAAGAGAATGGGAGCAGCAGCAAGGGTCAAAGCAGAAGAAATGGGTGTGCCTATTGTTTTTTCCGTTGTTGATGCAGGTGGTAATTTAACGTATTTTGAAAGAATGGAAGATTCCCTGCTTGCCAGTATGGATATTTCAGTTAACAAGGCCTATACGGCCAATGCGTTGAAAATGTCTACCGATAAGGTTACCGATCTGGCAAAAGAAGATGGAGCACTCTTTGGAATTCAATTTACTAATGAAGGCCGCATTGTGACCTTCGGTGGTGGTTATCCACTCGTAGTTGAGGGAAAAATTGTCGGCGGTATCGGCGTTAGCGGCGGTACGGCAGACCAGGATATGGCCATCGCACAAAGCGCATTAGCTATTTTATAA
- a CDS encoding aldehyde dehydrogenase family protein yields MNIDTTGIEYIVKKVMDQIDYAEETGAPVVDGKDGVFQTMDAAIEAAAVAQKEYMKKPLALRRQMIAAMREIMLKKENVETICAMVVEESGMGNYEHKLAKHRLATTGTPGVEDLLTEAWAGDDGCTLLELSPFGVIGAITPTTNPNETIVNNSIGMLAAGNAVVFSPHPKALKTSFLCIKLLNEAIVSVGGPRNLIVTCANPTIDAANEMMVHPKIRMLVATGGPGVVKAVLSSGKKAIGAGAGNPPALVDETADIEKAAKDIIDGCSFDNNLPCIAEKEVVVVDQVADYLIFNMKKNGAYEITDKKAIDALADLVCPEGRLSRDFVGKSAKHIAAAAGLDVPEDTRVLICETSKDHLLAVEELMMPILPIVRVANVDEGIDVAVELEHGNRHTAIMHSKNVDKLTEMAKRIQTTIFVKNGPSYAGIGFGGEGYPTFTIAGPTGEGLTSAKSFARRRRCVLVGGFDIK; encoded by the coding sequence ATGAATATTGATACAACAGGTATTGAATATATTGTAAAAAAGGTTATGGATCAGATCGACTATGCTGAAGAAACCGGCGCGCCGGTAGTAGACGGCAAAGACGGCGTTTTCCAGACCATGGACGCTGCGATTGAAGCCGCTGCAGTCGCCCAGAAAGAATACATGAAAAAACCATTGGCACTGCGTCGTCAGATGATTGCTGCCATGCGTGAAATCATGCTCAAGAAAGAAAATGTTGAAACAATCTGCGCCATGGTTGTTGAAGAATCTGGTATGGGTAACTATGAACATAAGTTAGCTAAACACCGTCTTGCAACAACAGGTACACCGGGTGTTGAAGATTTATTAACAGAAGCATGGGCTGGTGATGACGGCTGTACATTACTTGAGCTGTCACCATTTGGCGTAATCGGTGCGATTACACCAACCACCAACCCGAACGAAACCATTGTCAATAACAGTATTGGTATGTTGGCTGCCGGTAATGCGGTTGTTTTCTCACCCCATCCAAAGGCATTAAAAACAAGCTTTTTATGTATTAAATTATTAAATGAAGCCATTGTCTCTGTTGGCGGTCCGAGAAACTTAATCGTAACCTGCGCAAATCCGACCATTGATGCTGCTAACGAAATGATGGTTCATCCTAAAATCAGAATGTTAGTTGCAACAGGTGGCCCTGGTGTTGTTAAAGCGGTTCTGTCCAGCGGCAAAAAAGCCATTGGTGCCGGCGCTGGTAACCCACCGGCACTGGTTGATGAAACTGCTGACATCGAAAAAGCAGCAAAAGATATTATCGACGGCTGTTCTTTCGACAACAACCTGCCATGTATTGCAGAAAAAGAAGTCGTTGTTGTTGACCAGGTAGCAGACTATCTGATTTTCAACATGAAGAAAAACGGCGCTTATGAAATCACAGACAAAAAAGCCATTGACGCTTTAGCAGATTTGGTTTGTCCTGAAGGCCGTCTGAGCCGTGATTTCGTCGGTAAATCCGCCAAACACATCGCAGCGGCAGCTGGCCTGGATGTTCCGGAAGATACACGCGTATTAATCTGCGAAACTTCAAAAGATCATCTGTTAGCTGTAGAAGAACTGATGATGCCAATTCTTCCAATCGTTCGTGTTGCTAACGTTGATGAAGGTATCGATGTTGCTGTTGAATTAGAACATGGAAACAGACACACCGCTATCATGCATTCCAAAAATGTAGATAAATTAACAGAAATGGCTAAGAGAATCCAGACGACCATTTTCGTTAAAAATGGTCCTTCCTACGCTGGTATTGGTTTCGGTGGTGAAGGTTATCCGACATTCACCATTGCAGGTCCGACCGGTGAAGGCTTAACATCTGCTAAATCCTTCGCAAGAAGAAGAAGATGTGTGCTCGTTGGGGGATTCGATATTAAATAA
- a CDS encoding 4Fe-4S dicluster domain-containing protein codes for MSTNLVEIVKSAGIIGAGGAGFPTHVKIDAEVDTVIVNGAECEPLLRVDQQLMAERAHHMLVALQAVMDHTKAKAGIVGLKKKYISAIGALRQDLPNFPKIDLHIMNNFYPAGDEQTLVYETTGRIVPEGGIPLNVGTLVINVETLLNIYDIMNEDKPVVDKYITVTGAVRNKITTKVPLGITVREALELAGGTTISDFVIINGGPMMGKIVDIDSYVTKTTKGFIVLPSDHPLIESKTRSIQDTIKLAGMACMQCSLCTEVCPRHSLGHNLEPHKLMRIAAYGSTCDTTTQATNAFLCCECGLCQYACVMDLQPWKFNIALKRELGSKGIKNPHHDKPEKADPFRSAKQFNVHRLISRLGLDEYDQPAPMVDCDKQFTEVTIQLAQHIGAPAQPVVSVGDVVEKGTLIGEIPEGSLGARIFASIDGKVTAVEDGKITIRS; via the coding sequence ATGAGCACAAATTTAGTTGAAATAGTCAAAAGCGCTGGTATTATTGGTGCCGGCGGGGCTGGCTTCCCAACCCATGTGAAAATCGACGCTGAAGTTGATACAGTTATCGTCAACGGTGCTGAATGTGAGCCTTTGTTAAGAGTTGACCAACAATTAATGGCCGAAAGAGCCCACCACATGCTGGTGGCTCTTCAGGCCGTTATGGATCATACCAAGGCAAAGGCAGGCATTGTCGGACTCAAAAAGAAATATATTTCGGCAATCGGCGCATTAAGACAAGACTTACCCAATTTTCCTAAAATCGACCTTCACATTATGAATAATTTCTATCCTGCCGGTGATGAACAAACGCTGGTATATGAAACAACAGGGAGAATTGTTCCAGAGGGTGGAATTCCATTAAATGTTGGAACTTTAGTCATAAATGTAGAGACACTTCTCAATATTTATGATATAATGAACGAGGACAAGCCCGTAGTAGATAAATACATCACTGTTACGGGGGCAGTCCGCAATAAAATCACGACAAAGGTTCCACTGGGAATTACTGTTCGTGAAGCACTTGAGCTGGCTGGCGGAACAACCATTTCAGATTTTGTTATTATCAATGGTGGTCCAATGATGGGGAAAATTGTCGATATCGACTCCTATGTCACCAAGACCACAAAAGGCTTTATTGTTTTACCGAGCGATCATCCATTGATCGAATCAAAGACAAGAAGCATTCAGGATACAATAAAATTAGCCGGAATGGCGTGTATGCAGTGTAGTTTATGTACAGAAGTTTGTCCGAGACACAGTCTGGGACATAACCTTGAACCACACAAGCTTATGCGAATCGCGGCCTATGGCTCAACTTGTGATACGACCACTCAAGCTACAAATGCTTTCTTATGCTGTGAATGTGGCTTATGTCAATATGCGTGTGTCATGGATCTCCAACCTTGGAAATTCAATATCGCGCTCAAGCGGGAATTAGGCAGCAAAGGCATTAAAAACCCACATCACGACAAACCTGAAAAAGCTGATCCTTTCAGATCAGCAAAACAGTTTAACGTACATCGTTTAATTTCACGTCTGGGCCTGGATGAGTATGATCAACCAGCTCCGATGGTCGATTGCGACAAACAGTTTACTGAAGTAACCATTCAGCTGGCACAGCACATTGGTGCGCCTGCTCAGCCGGTTGTCAGTGTAGGAGATGTCGTTGAAAAGGGAACCCTGATTGGAGAAATTCCAGAAGGAAGCCTTGGCGCCCGTATTTTCGCAAGTATCGACGGTAAAGTAACTGCCGTTGAAGATGGTAAAATTACCATCCGGTCCTAA
- a CDS encoding BMC domain-containing protein — protein sequence MKKAVGFIEFKSIPIGIEATDDMLKAGNVDLMMASPLCPGKYVTIISGDVGAVQASIRNGEHIGGIYVLESHVIPNIHPDVLPAMLGAGEIEDVKALGIVETINAISSIIVGDVAVKAANVELIEIRIARGLGGKGFVLLTGEVASVKQAIKAAEADMRDLGVITSYSVIASPHKDIKKVIF from the coding sequence TTGAAAAAAGCAGTAGGTTTTATAGAATTTAAGAGTATTCCTATCGGCATCGAAGCCACTGATGATATGCTGAAAGCCGGAAATGTTGATTTAATGATGGCCTCTCCTTTATGTCCCGGGAAATATGTTACCATAATTTCCGGTGACGTAGGGGCCGTTCAGGCATCAATTAGAAACGGTGAGCACATCGGTGGAATCTATGTACTCGAATCTCACGTTATTCCGAACATTCACCCGGATGTATTGCCGGCTATGTTGGGCGCGGGAGAAATCGAAGATGTCAAAGCTCTTGGTATCGTTGAAACAATTAATGCAATCTCTTCAATTATCGTCGGCGATGTGGCTGTCAAGGCTGCAAATGTCGAACTGATTGAAATCAGAATAGCCAGAGGCTTGGGTGGTAAAGGTTTTGTATTATTGACTGGTGAGGTTGCTTCTGTTAAACAGGCGATTAAAGCCGCAGAAGCCGACATGCGCGATTTAGGTGTTATCACAAGTTACTCAGTAATCGCGTCACCGCATAAAGATATTAAGAAAGTCATTTTCTAA
- a CDS encoding ParA family protein codes for MKTISLFNLKGGCGKTTSVINLGYLLGQKIKGRLLYIDCDMQSNLTNSLMEYDLDRPCIYHLFTDEKEAKDVIYQVTDNIDIIPSSLLMATIEPRLAGMYGREFILKRKLEAVADDYEYCIIDCSPSFSIVTTNALVVTDDIFIPVQTEYYAVDGVHLLEETLEYISKSLGIDKDITLLFATLHDVRNNINNLQYDNLKASFGDKFMDTYIRKNIALVESPIFKQSIFEYKPKSNGAEDYLKLFKEIESKGGF; via the coding sequence GTGAAAACCATCAGTTTATTTAACTTAAAAGGCGGTTGTGGAAAAACCACATCTGTCATCAATCTCGGATATCTGCTGGGGCAAAAGATAAAAGGCAGGCTGCTCTATATTGATTGTGATATGCAGAGTAACCTGACTAACTCTCTTATGGAGTACGATCTGGACCGTCCATGTATCTATCATTTGTTCACTGACGAAAAAGAGGCGAAAGATGTTATCTATCAAGTAACCGATAACATTGATATTATTCCTTCCAGCCTTTTGATGGCAACCATTGAGCCGCGTCTTGCAGGCATGTATGGACGGGAGTTTATCTTAAAACGTAAGCTTGAAGCAGTTGCGGACGATTATGAATACTGCATCATTGACTGTTCGCCATCATTCAGCATTGTGACGACCAACGCGCTGGTGGTCACCGATGATATTTTCATACCAGTACAAACCGAATATTATGCGGTGGATGGGGTACACCTTTTGGAGGAAACCCTGGAATACATCAGCAAATCGCTGGGAATTGACAAGGACATTACACTTCTCTTCGCGACACTTCACGATGTGCGTAATAATATTAACAACCTTCAATATGATAATCTAAAGGCAAGCTTTGGCGATAAGTTTATGGATACCTATATTCGGAAGAATATCGCTCTGGTAGAGTCACCGATATTCAAGCAGTCGATCTTTGAGTATAAACCAAAGTCAAACGGCGCTGAAGATTATCTGAAATTATTTAAAGAAATAGAATCCAAAGGGGGCTTTTAA